A single genomic interval of Lewinellaceae bacterium harbors:
- a CDS encoding transposase — MESFMSSSFAKFITSLFARHFTAPSWQSFVLLAYGWALSRSRHTVANYIWLSGGTKYKHFSRFYVFFSRAFLRLADKLWIAVLLLLDSMLPPEAAIELTVDDTTRKKSGRKIQGASHYQNRAGSARQEYRTLWGINFVYVIASLYWHKGGKIFKLALPVGLRVYLKEKTAAELERPFHPRSALARHIIDFIVGVLPHRRFILKADGGYSTKKFLRGLPDNVEVDGRFPVNSRLLGLRPRPKKDNRGRPTEKGKDLGTPQEWMQQDEGWIPHPEEEGAWVKTVVGIWHSILPGVPVKVVAVWRKGGLPADKRSGKKELEAFFSTDTSLTEAQVLQHYSQRWEVEIDIRDGYAYYGLGKDQCRNLDRIYGVNTFRILMAACRTLWFVRYFEKRQLDLKKYRPWYRLKQHPTQLDVISAAQEAFTREGVSAVPRFIQGTAEMPQGQQEDWQQAA, encoded by the coding sequence ATGGAATCTTTTATGAGCTCTTCTTTCGCCAAGTTTATCACGTCGTTGTTTGCCCGCCACTTCACTGCCCCGTCCTGGCAGAGCTTCGTGTTGCTCGCTTACGGGTGGGCCCTGAGCCGTTCGCGCCATACGGTGGCCAATTACATCTGGCTAAGCGGGGGTACCAAGTATAAGCATTTTTCCCGGTTTTATGTCTTTTTCAGCCGGGCGTTTTTGAGGCTGGCCGATAAATTGTGGATAGCCGTGCTGCTGCTGCTGGACAGCATGTTGCCCCCAGAGGCGGCCATCGAATTGACCGTAGACGACACCACGCGTAAAAAAAGCGGGCGCAAGATACAGGGCGCCAGCCATTACCAAAACCGGGCTGGCTCGGCCCGCCAGGAGTACCGCACCCTGTGGGGCATCAACTTTGTATATGTTATCGCTTCCTTATACTGGCACAAAGGCGGCAAAATTTTCAAGCTGGCCCTCCCGGTGGGTTTGCGGGTTTACCTCAAAGAAAAAACCGCCGCCGAGCTGGAACGCCCCTTCCATCCCCGCAGCGCCCTGGCCCGGCATATCATCGATTTCATTGTAGGGGTATTGCCCCACCGCCGTTTTATCCTCAAAGCCGACGGCGGGTATTCCACCAAAAAGTTCTTGCGGGGCTTGCCTGACAATGTCGAAGTAGACGGCCGCTTTCCGGTCAACAGCCGCTTGCTCGGCCTGCGGCCCAGGCCCAAAAAGGACAACCGCGGCCGGCCTACCGAGAAGGGCAAAGACTTGGGTACCCCGCAGGAATGGATGCAGCAGGATGAAGGCTGGATACCGCACCCCGAAGAAGAAGGCGCCTGGGTTAAAACCGTCGTCGGGATATGGCACAGCATCCTGCCGGGCGTGCCCGTCAAAGTCGTTGCCGTTTGGCGAAAGGGCGGCCTGCCGGCTGACAAGCGCTCGGGAAAAAAAGAGCTGGAAGCCTTTTTCTCTACGGATACCTCCTTAACCGAAGCCCAGGTCCTGCAGCATTATTCGCAGCGCTGGGAGGTGGAAATCGATATCCGCGACGGCTATGCTTACTATGGCCTGGGCAAGGATCAATGCCGCAACCTGGACCGTATTTATGGCGTGAATACTTTTCGTATCTTAATGGCTGCTTGCCGGACGCTATGGTTCGTACGTTACTTCGAAAAACGGCAACTGGACCTGAAAAAATATAGGCCCTGGTACCGCCTCAAGCAGCACCCTACCCAGCTGGATGTCATTTCTGCCGCCCAGGAGGCCTTCACTCGGGAAGGAGTTTCTGCCGTACCTAGGTTTATACAAGGTACGGCAGAAATGCCCCAAGGCCAGCAAGAAGACTGGCAGCAGGCCGCCTGA
- a CDS encoding carbohydrate kinase, whose product MSENRSKKYDILAVGELLIDFISTDFADNLDEVQNFKRLLGGSPANMCMNMARLGNSAKLLASLGNDDMGRYLLKYVQSIGVDCRHVRPVDMPTTLILVTRSRNVSNFEAYRGADAEIVDEQFPDGIFDETALFHTTCFALSREPAQGSIMRAARLAAQKGCQLSIDANYARKIWNDQEQAQEMVAEYCRHGALVKVSEVDWERLYNSKLERPEAAADHFLGLGASEACITLGSEGCFVANAQSRHFLPSRKVEVKDTTGAGDAFWSGYLTAWLDGEPLINRAKAGRRMAELKLAHFGPLPNRVPREEVYVDF is encoded by the coding sequence ATGTCAGAAAATCGCAGCAAAAAATACGATATTTTAGCGGTAGGAGAGCTGTTGATCGATTTTATCTCCACCGATTTTGCCGATAACCTGGACGAGGTGCAGAATTTCAAACGCCTTCTGGGAGGCAGCCCGGCGAATATGTGCATGAATATGGCGCGCCTGGGCAATTCGGCCAAGCTCCTGGCTTCTCTCGGCAACGACGATATGGGCCGCTACCTGCTCAAGTATGTGCAAAGCATAGGGGTAGACTGCCGGCATGTCCGGCCTGTTGATATGCCCACCACGCTTATCCTGGTGACGCGCTCCCGGAATGTTTCCAATTTTGAAGCCTACCGGGGCGCGGATGCCGAGATCGTCGACGAGCAGTTCCCCGACGGCATATTCGATGAGACGGCCTTGTTCCACACCACCTGTTTTGCTTTGAGCCGGGAGCCAGCCCAGGGCAGCATCATGCGGGCGGCGCGCCTGGCTGCTCAGAAGGGCTGCCAGTTGAGCATCGACGCCAACTATGCGCGCAAGATTTGGAACGATCAGGAGCAGGCTCAGGAAATGGTGGCGGAGTACTGCCGCCACGGCGCTCTGGTAAAGGTAAGCGAGGTGGACTGGGAGCGGCTTTACAACTCCAAACTGGAACGCCCGGAAGCAGCAGCGGATCACTTTCTGGGATTGGGCGCCTCCGAGGCGTGCATCACTTTGGGCAGCGAAGGTTGCTTCGTGGCCAACGCCCAAAGCCGCCATTTTTTGCCGTCAAGAAAAGTGGAGGTGAAAGACACCACCGGCGCCGGCGATGCCTTCTGGTCGGGTTACCTGACGGCCTGGCTGGATGGCGAGCCGCTCATCAACCGGGCCAAAGCCGGCCGGCGCATGGCGGAATTGAAGCTGGCTCATTTCGGGCCCCTGCCCAACCGGGTGCCGCGAGAAGAGGTGTATGTGGATTTTTGA
- a CDS encoding glycerol-3-phosphate dehydrogenase/oxidase, whose amino-acid sequence MSLLSSVNRKEIIEKLKSEPYDLIVVGGGITGAGIALDAASRGMKVALLEKKDFASGTSSKSTKLIHGGLRYLKQFEIGLVREVGRERAIVHNLAPHLVISEKMLLPLVKGGTFGPLGTSVGLFVYDLLAGVRGEDKRKMLNKTQTLEKEPLLKNQSDVLNGSGYYAEYRTDDARLTIENIKTAGKYGAVCLNYAMASDLLYENGKVVGARCTDMETGEAFDVRAAYVVSAAGPWVDTLRKKDNSLKGKRLFLSKGVHIVVPHERFPARQSLYFDVPDGRMIFAIPRQRVTYIGTTDTPYEGDPDRIPINQEDIDYLLNATNQMFPGVGLTTADVESSWAGVRPLIYEIGKSASEMSRKDEIFESESGLISIAGGKLTGYRKMAERITSLLGQKFQREHNRTIRPSQTEKIPLSGGPFRDKNEVAAYKKSVAEQLGAFGLNSYHADYLVSNYGKQTAAILDKLPAFNNDPETALARAEAWYATHHELALHPMDFFNRRTGRLFFNLPSIEAVLNPVLEDFQAYLQWSDSRLNEEKATVRQEIKWVSEFEYSSKSGKAVSS is encoded by the coding sequence ATGAGCCTTCTATCTTCTGTCAATCGAAAAGAAATCATTGAAAAACTGAAAAGCGAGCCTTATGACCTGATTGTGGTCGGGGGGGGCATTACCGGAGCCGGCATTGCATTGGATGCCGCATCCAGGGGCATGAAAGTGGCTTTGCTGGAAAAAAAAGATTTCGCTTCGGGCACCAGCAGCAAATCCACCAAGCTCATTCACGGAGGGCTCCGCTATCTCAAGCAGTTTGAGATCGGCCTGGTCCGCGAAGTCGGCCGCGAACGCGCTATTGTTCACAACCTGGCCCCTCACCTGGTCATTTCGGAGAAAATGCTTCTCCCTTTGGTAAAAGGAGGCACCTTCGGCCCGCTGGGCACGTCCGTAGGCTTATTCGTTTACGACCTGCTGGCCGGCGTCAGAGGGGAAGACAAACGAAAGATGTTGAACAAAACGCAAACGCTGGAAAAAGAACCCCTGCTTAAAAACCAGAGCGACGTGCTCAACGGCAGCGGCTATTACGCAGAATACCGCACCGACGACGCCCGCCTCACCATAGAGAACATCAAGACGGCCGGGAAATACGGCGCGGTATGCCTCAATTACGCCATGGCCAGCGACTTGTTGTATGAGAACGGCAAGGTGGTCGGCGCCCGGTGCACGGATATGGAAACCGGAGAGGCCTTTGACGTACGGGCAGCTTATGTGGTGAGCGCTGCCGGCCCGTGGGTGGATACCCTTCGCAAAAAAGACAATTCCCTGAAGGGCAAGCGGCTCTTCTTGTCCAAAGGCGTGCACATCGTGGTCCCTCACGAGCGTTTTCCCGCCCGCCAATCCCTCTATTTCGATGTGCCGGACGGCCGGATGATCTTTGCCATTCCCCGCCAACGAGTAACCTATATCGGCACTACAGACACCCCTTACGAAGGCGACCCCGACAGGATTCCGATCAACCAGGAAGACATTGATTATTTGCTGAACGCTACCAACCAGATGTTCCCCGGCGTTGGGCTCACTACGGCAGACGTAGAATCCAGTTGGGCAGGCGTGCGGCCCCTCATTTACGAAATAGGCAAATCCGCCTCGGAAATGTCCCGAAAAGATGAAATCTTTGAATCCGAATCGGGCCTGATATCCATTGCGGGCGGCAAACTGACCGGCTACCGGAAGATGGCCGAACGGATAACCAGCCTGCTGGGGCAAAAATTCCAGCGGGAACACAACCGAACCATCCGCCCCAGCCAGACGGAGAAAATCCCCTTGTCCGGAGGGCCGTTCCGGGATAAAAACGAAGTGGCAGCTTACAAAAAAAGCGTTGCCGAGCAGCTCGGCGCCTTCGGCCTCAACAGCTATCACGCCGACTACCTGGTGTCTAACTACGGCAAACAGACTGCAGCGATCCTGGACAAGCTCCCGGCATTCAACAATGATCCGGAAACGGCCCTGGCCAGAGCAGAAGCCTGGTATGCCACACACCATGAGCTGGCGCTGCACCCGATGGACTTCTTTAACCGCCGCACCGGCAGGCTTTTCTTCAACCTGCCCAGCATTGAGGCGGTCCTGAATCCGGTCCTTGAAGACTTTCAGGCCTACCTCCAATGGAGCGACAGCCGGCTGAATGAGGAAAAAGCTACTGTGCGCCAGGAGATCAAGTGGGTTTCTGAATTTGAATACTCCTCTAAATCAGGAAAGGCTGTTTCCTCCTAA
- a CDS encoding glycoside hydrolase family 31 protein, which yields MAEQTSNNPAQPAKEEDTITGERYPDIYHEYRPDKAILQYQEKDDIFVYESANGLALKVEVVTEAILRFRYAPEGRFERGFSYAIDPAIKQALPKVTIGGDGTHFFIHTRKVRCRIDKQNLQVSLYEAQGQKLICEDAAPYYCRRTILKGTDQVKVAKKAPAGEAYFGMGDKTCSANLRGHRVQNWNTDSFSYKKGQDPLYRSIPFYYATHDGVGYGIFFDNSFRTHFDFDSEQNGATSFWADGGEMDYYFLYGPALLDVARRYAWLTGRPELPPLWALGFHQCRWSYYPESRVMELAQEFREREIPCDAIYLDIDYMDGYRCFTWNKAHFPNPAGMIEKLRNQGFQTVVMIDPGIKVDPEYKVYQEGMKHNAFVYRSTGELMRGPVWPPDCVFPDYTRPDVREWWGGLYQGLYLEDGVSGFWNDMNEPAVFKVDNATCPDNVLHHYEGAPCDHRKAHNVYGQQMSRATFEGLKRLKPGKRPFVLTRATFSGGQRYASVWTGDNAATWEHLRMANLQCQRLSISGFSFVGTDIGGFNKQPDGELFIRWLQLAVFHPLFRVHSMGNNIDGAAEAEAELVQTAERDNRIDQEPWSFGEENTALARQAIELRYQLLPYLYTAFYKNAKTGEPVIRSLCLYSQEDPVALEREEEFLFGDNLLVAPVLEPGVQSIQAYLPQGRWYDYRSGILYEGRQMATFQAEPGQIPLLAKAGAVIANYPVQQYVGEKKFDAISLRAYYGEGRSELYEDAGEGYGYRDGQYKFRIFTTSTGQDVFAIGQSQEGAFQTDYRTFQILIFGLPFQVSSCRVDGQEVGFEQEGGQVRVEVKEGFGEVVVKP from the coding sequence ATGGCAGAACAAACCAGCAATAACCCTGCTCAACCGGCCAAAGAGGAGGACACCATTACCGGCGAGCGCTATCCCGACATCTACCACGAATACAGGCCCGACAAGGCCATTCTTCAATATCAGGAGAAAGACGATATTTTCGTCTATGAATCTGCTAACGGGCTGGCCCTGAAAGTGGAAGTGGTAACCGAGGCTATTTTACGCTTCCGGTACGCTCCGGAGGGCCGTTTCGAGCGGGGCTTCTCCTACGCCATCGACCCAGCCATCAAACAGGCCCTTCCCAAAGTAACCATTGGAGGAGACGGCACCCATTTCTTTATCCACACCAGGAAGGTACGCTGCCGCATCGACAAGCAGAACCTGCAGGTCAGCCTTTACGAAGCGCAGGGCCAGAAACTGATCTGCGAAGATGCCGCGCCGTATTATTGCCGGCGTACCATACTCAAGGGCACCGACCAGGTGAAAGTCGCCAAAAAAGCGCCGGCGGGCGAAGCGTATTTCGGGATGGGCGACAAAACCTGCTCCGCCAACCTGAGGGGCCATAGAGTTCAAAACTGGAATACCGACTCCTTCTCCTACAAAAAAGGCCAGGATCCGCTCTATCGCTCTATTCCATTCTACTACGCCACCCATGACGGCGTGGGCTACGGCATCTTTTTTGACAACAGTTTCCGCACCCATTTCGACTTCGACAGCGAACAGAACGGCGCCACCAGTTTCTGGGCAGACGGCGGGGAAATGGACTATTATTTCCTCTACGGCCCCGCCCTCCTCGACGTGGCCCGGCGCTACGCCTGGCTCACCGGCCGCCCTGAGCTGCCGCCCCTCTGGGCTTTGGGCTTCCACCAGTGCCGCTGGAGTTACTACCCGGAAAGCAGGGTCATGGAGCTGGCACAGGAATTCCGGGAAAGGGAAATTCCCTGCGACGCCATTTACCTGGATATTGACTACATGGACGGCTACCGCTGCTTCACCTGGAATAAAGCGCATTTCCCCAACCCCGCCGGCATGATCGAAAAGCTCCGCAACCAGGGCTTCCAGACGGTGGTGATGATCGACCCGGGCATAAAGGTGGACCCCGAATACAAGGTATACCAGGAAGGGATGAAACACAATGCCTTTGTGTACCGCTCCACCGGAGAGCTCATGCGGGGGCCGGTCTGGCCTCCGGATTGCGTTTTCCCCGATTACACCCGCCCCGACGTCCGCGAATGGTGGGGAGGCCTGTACCAGGGTTTGTATCTCGAAGACGGCGTCAGCGGTTTCTGGAACGACATGAACGAGCCCGCCGTGTTTAAGGTGGACAACGCCACCTGCCCGGATAATGTGCTGCACCACTACGAAGGCGCACCCTGCGACCACCGCAAGGCACACAACGTCTACGGGCAGCAAATGTCAAGAGCTACCTTCGAGGGCCTGAAACGGCTGAAGCCCGGCAAGCGCCCCTTTGTGCTGACCCGGGCGACCTTCAGCGGCGGGCAGCGCTATGCTTCCGTGTGGACCGGCGACAACGCCGCCACCTGGGAGCACCTGCGGATGGCCAACCTGCAGTGCCAGCGCCTGAGCATTTCGGGCTTCTCTTTCGTCGGCACCGATATTGGCGGCTTCAACAAACAGCCCGATGGGGAGCTTTTCATCCGCTGGCTTCAACTGGCCGTGTTCCATCCGCTATTCCGGGTACACTCCATGGGCAACAACATCGACGGCGCCGCCGAAGCGGAGGCGGAACTCGTCCAGACCGCCGAGCGGGACAACCGCATAGACCAGGAACCCTGGTCATTCGGCGAGGAAAATACCGCGCTGGCCCGGCAGGCGATCGAACTGCGCTACCAGCTCCTTCCCTATCTCTACACCGCTTTTTATAAAAATGCAAAAACCGGAGAGCCGGTCATCCGAAGTTTGTGCCTTTACAGCCAGGAAGACCCGGTCGCCCTGGAGCGGGAAGAAGAGTTTCTGTTTGGCGACAACCTCCTGGTGGCGCCCGTCCTGGAGCCCGGCGTCCAATCTATTCAAGCCTACCTGCCACAGGGCCGGTGGTACGATTACCGGAGCGGAATATTATACGAAGGCAGGCAAATGGCTACTTTCCAGGCAGAGCCGGGCCAAATACCGCTGCTGGCCAAAGCCGGGGCGGTGATTGCCAACTATCCGGTGCAGCAGTACGTGGGGGAGAAAAAATTCGACGCCATTTCGCTGCGCGCCTACTACGGCGAAGGGCGCAGCGAGCTGTACGAGGATGCCGGGGAGGGCTACGGCTACCGGGATGGCCAGTACAAATTCCGCATTTTTACGACTTCTACCGGGCAGGATGTCTTTGCCATCGGGCAAAGCCAGGAGGGAGCATTCCAAACGGATTACCGGACTTTCCAAATTCTGATATTTGGCTTGCCGTTCCAGGTGAGCAGTTGCCGGGTGGATGGGCAGGAGGTAGGATTTGAACAGGAAGGGGGGCAGGTGCGGGTGGAGGTGAAGGAGGGGTTTGGGGAGGTGGTGGTGAAACCTTAA